TCGCCGCGTCGCTGCGCGTGCCGCCGAAGAGGTCGCGCACTTGCAGGCGATACGTGCCGTCGTCCTTGATTTCAAGTTTACCGAGCGGGTCGGCCGAACCGGCGTCGTAAGGCGGGCCATCGTAGGAGTAACCATTCGAGGACGGTTTCATCGGCGCGGGGATGTCGCCGAACTCCGCGACGTCAGTCAGCTTTTCCTTGCCGTCCTCCAGCGTCACACGCTGCACGAGCACGAACGGGTCTGTGGGCAAGCCGAGCCGCTCGGACGCGACCTCGACCCACCAGACCTCGCCCTTCTTCGCGGCGAACTCGAACGTGTCCACGTCCGCCGCCGGGTAAAACGCGCCGCTGATGTCGCAGGGCAAAGAGATTTTCTGCGCCTGCTTGTGTTCGTTGTTCGGCTCGGCCTCGGCGGTCTTCGCGATGCCAAAATCCGTCGCCAGGTTCCATGAGAAGGCTCTCACGGTGCGTGTGCGCGACTCACGCGGCATCGGCGCGCCGACGGCGACTTCCTGCAACGCGAGCCGGTAAAAGTGTTCCGCTCCGCCTTTGAACGTGAGGCTGTGGACCTTGAGGAAGAACTTCCCGTCGGCGGGCGGCGTGAAGTCGAGCAGGCCGCTGGTGCGGTTGACCATCAGGTCGCGGCCCTGCGCGTCCGCGACGATGAGCACGGGTGTGAGCTTGGAATCAATACCCGCCGTGGCGACCTCGGCGACGACGCGTTTGCCCTTCGAGGCGGTGAAGGAATAGAAGTCCACCGCGCGCGAGGTCATGACGGCGTTGCAGATGGAATTGGCATTCAGCTCCAGCGCGGTTTCGAGCGAGGTGTTCGGCTTCGTGCGGGTGACCTCGGGCAGCCTGCCGACGCTGAACGCGCGCGCAGACGAGACCCCGAGCCGCCCAACGAACCGTGCGTCATGCACGCCGGCCGGCGCATCCGGCGCGATGGTGACGAGGAAGGTGTTCGCCGCGCCGGGCTTGGCCTTCGCGGTGATTTTCGGGTCGGAGAAGAGCAAGTCCGTCACGTCCTCCAGCACTTCGCCGGTGATGGCGACCTCGACCGTGGTGCCAACTTGGCCGCCCATCGGCATCGTGGTAAGCAAGCGCGGTGTTGGAAGAATGACAGATTGGCCGAAGGTGGAAGTGGCCAACGCGGCGGCGGCGAAGAGGCGGAGAGGGAGCTTCATGCGAAAAGGGATGAAATAAAAAGGCGGCGGTGCGAGGCCGAGAATCGTAATGGAGCGCGGACGCCCACGTCCGCAGCAGCGTGATTCGGAAGTAGGCAGCCGGACTCCAAGCCAGCAGCCCCAGCGGGGCTGAACTTGAGTAGCCGTGGGTGAAGTTCGCGCAGCGAACGCAACCCACGGACACGGAGAAAAGATGCAAACAACCGCGTAGCGGTTGAACCATCGAGCGACAAGCATCGAGTTCCACCGCTACGCGGTGGCGTTCCCTTTGCGAGCCACCGTGGGTTCCGCTCGCAAAGCTTCGCTTCACCCACGGCTACTCGTGTTGGGCTGCTCCGCAGCCAGTCGCCGGGCGAGCGCCATGACTTCGTTTGCTGGGTTGGGAGCGACGACCGCATCTCAGTGGTTGTAGAGAAATTCCTTCGTGTTGATGAGCGCCCACAACAGATCCTCGTAAGCGAGGCGCTTGGCTTGCTCGGGCGGGAGGGGCTTGCCGGCGGCGTCCTCGCGCGGGCGAGCGAGATACTCCTCAGCGACGGCCTGCTCGTGCGACATCGGCTCGCGGGCGAAGGCGGCGAGATACAGCTCACGAATCTTCTGCGGCTCGGGCTTTGCTTCCTTCGCGAGGCGCTCGGCGCGACCGCCGCTCGTCGCGAGCTTGGCCTTCACATCGGACGCGTTCATCAGGTGCAAGCTCTGCGACAGGCTCGGCGCGCTCGCGCGTTCGCATTCGCACACGCTCGCCGACTCGGGCCGGCCGAAGACTTTTAGGAACGGCGAGCTGCGGTTGTAGCTGTTGTCGGGCAGCGCGATGGCACGCGTGCCGGCGGGCAGGTCGGCGAAGTCCGTGCGCGCGCCGGTGAACTGGTCCACTGCGTCGAGCAGCACCTCAGCCGGCATCCGGCGCGGGTAGAAGCGCGAGAAGTTCTGCGTGTCCACGCCGTTGTGCTGGTTCGGAATCGCGCTCAACTGATACGCTGACGACTGCGCGATGACGCGCACGACCGCCTTCAAGTCGAACCCGCTCTCGACGAAATGCTTCGCTAACGCGTCGAGCAACTCGGGGTTCGACGGCGGGTTCGTGTCGCGAATGTCGTCTTCTGGCTCAATGAGACCGCGGCGAAAAAAGTGCTTCCAATAGCGGTTCACGAGTGACTTCGCGAAGAAGGGATTTGCCTTGTCGCCCATCCAGTCGGCAAGGCGAAGACGCGGGTCGTCGTCGGGCGAGATGTCGAGCGTGGGGTCGCCAAGGCCGGCGGGTTTCACCGGCTGTTTGGTTTTCTTGTTCTCCGTCTGAGCCATGCCGCGCTTGTGGAAAATCACGTCCTCGCCCGCCGTGGCCGTGGGCTTGCGGCCAATCTGGCTGAAGAACGCGGCCATGCTGTAGTAGTCATGCTGACTCCAGCGCTCGAAGGGATGGTGGTGGCATTGCGCGCACTGCATCCGCACGCCGAGGAAAAGCTGCGCCACGTCCTCAAGTTGCTCGGTCGGTTGCTTCACGCGCTTATACCACGCGACGGGCGGATTGTCCGCGATGGTGCCGGTGGCCGCGAGCAGTTCGCGCACGAGGCGGTCGTAAGGCTTGTTCGCGAGCAGGCTGTCACGCACCCACGAGTGGAAAGCGAAGTTCGCCGTGATGTCCTTCGTGTCGTCGCGCTTGTTCTTGAGCAGCGCGGACCACTTGCCGGCGAAGAAGTCCGCGTAGTCCGGGCTGGTGAGCAGTGCGTCCACGAGTTGCTCACGCTTCGCGGGTTCCTTGCTCGCGAGGAACGCCTCGGCTTCAGCGGTGGTGGGCAGGCGGCCCGCGATGTCGAGCGAGACGCGGCGCAGAAACGTAGCGTCGTCAACCAGTGGCGAGGGCGGGATGCCGAGCTGCTTCAAGTTCGCAAAGACCAGCCGGTCAATGAAGTTCTTCTCGGCCGGCAGATGTTTGACCGTCGCGCCGAGCGGGAGGGAGACGTTGAACGTCGTGGCCTTGTCCTGATAGCGCACCATCACCGCGACATTGCCGGGCTGGTCAAAGATTTTCACGCGGCCCGCTTCGGAGGCTTCGGCCATGTTGCGGTCGTTCGCTTCGTAAAGCGCTATGGCGGTGACGTCGCGGGACTTCCCGTCGGCGAAACGCGCGGTGACCTTGAGTTGCTGGTCGGCCTTGGGCTTGAGCGTTTTCTTGGCGGGTTGGACTTCGAGCGCGACGAGCTTTGGTGCGTTGGCGAGGTCGTTCGGCGTGCCTTGCAGAAGCCACGCGCGCAGAATGCGGTAGCCCTCGGAAGCCGGGTCGAGCCGCAGCCCACCGCCGTGCGGGATGCGGTTGGAAGCCTTCATCAGAATCAAGCTCTGTTCAGGCGATGCAGCCGAGACGCGTCGGCCGCGAGCTTCCTTCACCAGGTGCTCGTAATCCTCCTGCGGCTCGAAGCCGAGCAGCGAGAGTTGGAAACCGTTCTGCCCCTGCCCGGCCTTCGCGTGGCAAGCGCCCGCGTTGCAGCCGGCCTTGGTCAGCACGGGCACCACATCGTTGACGAAGCTGACGGGAGGAGCAAGTTCGCCGGCCGAGAGCGACGACGCAGCCACTATTGAGATGAGCATGACGGGGCACCACTCCCCGGATCTTCGCTGCGAGAGGGATTTGAGTGTGGGCACGGGCACATTGTTCAGATTGCCGCGGCCGGGGTGATCTTCAAACTTAGTTCGTGCGATTTCGCTCTGGCGTTCCGACGCGGGCCCGTTCAACGTCCGCACCATGAAAGCCATATTCCAGCGGAGCGCCATGCTTTGCGCGCTCGTCCTTGCCTTCACACCGTTCGCCACCGGCCTGCACGCTGCGACGCCGGCGGAGGAGCTTGCGGAACTAGTGAAGGAGGCGCAGGCCAATCGCCGGCAGGCGGGCCACCTCGCGCCGAAGTTCCTCGCGTTCGCGACGAAAAACATCAAGGACCCCGCCGCCGCGGACGCACTTGCGTGGATCATCAACACCGTGCAGTTCGGGCAGGAGTTTGACGCCGCCGCGGATCTTTACGCCAAGAACCACGCCGCGAGCGAGAAGGCGGGCAGCGTGCTCGATATGCTCGGGGACTCGGATGCGGACGCCGCCGCCCGCGCCCTCCGCGCCGTCATGGAAAAGAACGCCAACAAGTCGGTTCAAGCGGGCGCGACTTACTACCTCGCGCTGTGGCTTTACGTGGAATCGGAGCGCGTGGCGCGCGTGGACGGCGCGGCGGCTTCACTGAAGGTCGCGGCCGAGTCCGAGAAGTTCTACACGCAGGTGATCGAGAAGCACGCGGAGTCGCGCTACGTGGGCAAGGCGCGCAAGGAGTTGAACACGCTGCGCAACGTGGGTATCGGCCGCCCCGCTCCCGAAATCGAGGGCGAAGATCACAAGGGCGAGCGCTTCAAGCTGAGCGATCACAAGGGGAAGGTGACGATGATTGTCTTCTGGGGCGATTGGTGAACACCCTGCCGCGCCATGTATGGCCACGAGCGGTCGCTCGTGCGCAAGTTCGCGGACAAGCCCTTCGTGCTGCTCGGAGTGAACAGCGACGCGAAGGCGCGATTCGCCTCGGCCGTCGCCAAAGAGCAGATGAACTTCCGCAGTTTCTCGGATGGCAGCACAAGCGGCCCAATTTCCACCGCTTGGAACATCAAAGGTTGGCCCTCAATCTTCGTCATCGATGCCAAGGGTCTGCTCCGCATCAAATACACGGGCGACCCGGGCGACGACCTCGACACGGAGATCGAAGGGCTCATCAAGGAAGCGCTGGCGAAGAAGTAGTCGCGCCGGGATTTCGCCGGGCCCGCGATTCGGCGAAGCTCCAGTGCTTGCCGTATTGACCTCGGTTGCGTCCGCGGCAAATCTCCGGCCATGCGTGTCGGAACTCGAGAATGCAGGGCGGCTGCGTTCATTGGATTGCTCGCGCTGTTCTTTGCGGTGACGCACCCGAGTCGCGGCGTGGAACCGCTGCAAGCGGCGCCCACTTCCCCGGCTGTCGCCCAGTCCAAACGAGTCTTTCTCCCCTCGGGGCAGATCATTCAGGGCGACACGGACAAAACTTTGTTGGATGCGAAACCCGCCGACTCCGCGTCACCAAACGTCCTTCCCGCGCAAGCCCCGACGCCGCCGCAACCGCAGCCGTTCCACCTTCTCATCACGTCGCAGCCCATCACGGTCCCGATGCCGGGCGCGACGATTCTCTTCAACGGCATCCGCCTCGCGCCGCCGTGGCCGCCGCCGAGTCCCTACAAGGCCGGCGAGCCGATGCCTGTTCCGTATCTGGTCAATCCGCCAGCCGTGATTCAGGCCGACGTGGGGCGACAGTTGTTCGTGGACGATTTCCTGATCG
The Verrucomicrobiota bacterium genome window above contains:
- a CDS encoding DUF1549 domain-containing protein encodes the protein MLISIVAASSLSAGELAPPVSFVNDVVPVLTKAGCNAGACHAKAGQGQNGFQLSLLGFEPQEDYEHLVKEARGRRVSAASPEQSLILMKASNRIPHGGGLRLDPASEGYRILRAWLLQGTPNDLANAPKLVALEVQPAKKTLKPKADQQLKVTARFADGKSRDVTAIALYEANDRNMAEASEAGRVKIFDQPGNVAVMVRYQDKATTFNVSLPLGATVKHLPAEKNFIDRLVFANLKQLGIPPSPLVDDATFLRRVSLDIAGRLPTTAEAEAFLASKEPAKREQLVDALLTSPDYADFFAGKWSALLKNKRDDTKDITANFAFHSWVRDSLLANKPYDRLVRELLAATGTIADNPPVAWYKRVKQPTEQLEDVAQLFLGVRMQCAQCHHHPFERWSQHDYYSMAAFFSQIGRKPTATAGEDVIFHKRGMAQTENKKTKQPVKPAGLGDPTLDISPDDDPRLRLADWMGDKANPFFAKSLVNRYWKHFFRRGLIEPEDDIRDTNPPSNPELLDALAKHFVESGFDLKAVVRVIAQSSAYQLSAIPNQHNGVDTQNFSRFYPRRMPAEVLLDAVDQFTGARTDFADLPAGTRAIALPDNSYNRSSPFLKVFGRPESASVCECERASAPSLSQSLHLMNASDVKAKLATSGGRAERLAKEAKPEPQKIRELYLAAFAREPMSHEQAVAEEYLARPREDAAGKPLPPEQAKRLAYEDLLWALINTKEFLYNH
- a CDS encoding serine protease, with the translated sequence MKLPLRLFAAAALATSTFGQSVILPTPRLLTTMPMGGQVGTTVEVAITGEVLEDVTDLLFSDPKITAKAKPGAANTFLVTIAPDAPAGVHDARFVGRLGVSSARAFSVGRLPEVTRTKPNTSLETALELNANSICNAVMTSRAVDFYSFTASKGKRVVAEVATAGIDSKLTPVLIVADAQGRDLMVNRTSGLLDFTPPADGKFFLKVHSLTFKGGAEHFYRLALQEVAVGAPMPRESRTRTVRAFSWNLATDFGIAKTAEAEPNNEHKQAQKISLPCDISGAFYPAADVDTFEFAAKKGEVWWVEVASERLGLPTDPFVLVQRVTLEDGKEKLTDVAEFGDIPAPMKPSSNGYSYDGPPYDAGSADPLGKLEIKDDGTYRLQVRDLFGGTRSDAANIYRLIVRKAAPDFALTGWAIHMELRNGDRNAVSKPIALRPGGSMAFEVAVVRRDGFDGEIELGMTGLPTGVTAAGIKIPVGQAQGKLIVSADEKAPRSLSFAKLFGRAQVNGAAMERPVHLASQAWPVRDASGEIPQPRLMADVPVSVTDAEPAPISVAAREGKVWEAKADAKLTIPLKLAWRSEISGQLRLRAYGNGFTGLKPLEVSPKTETADLVLDLATLKPAPGEHTLALYSGYVVKYRNNPGAVVLAEVAQKKAESEAATLAAEAKKLADAVNTAPAEKRAEAELAAKAAAEKLKAAETAKTAAVTKMKSATADAAPKDIADILVSEPIRVRVLPADKK
- a CDS encoding redoxin domain-containing protein, yielding MYGHERSLVRKFADKPFVLLGVNSDAKARFASAVAKEQMNFRSFSDGSTSGPISTAWNIKGWPSIFVIDAKGLLRIKYTGDPGDDLDTEIEGLIKEALAKK
- a CDS encoding redoxin domain-containing protein, with protein sequence MKAIFQRSAMLCALVLAFTPFATGLHAATPAEELAELVKEAQANRRQAGHLAPKFLAFATKNIKDPAAADALAWIINTVQFGQEFDAAADLYAKNHAASEKAGSVLDMLGDSDADAAARALRAVMEKNANKSVQAGATYYLALWLYVESERVARVDGAAASLKVAAESEKFYTQVIEKHAESRYVGKARKELNTLRNVGIGRPAPEIEGEDHKGERFKLSDHKGKVTMIVFWGDW